A single Azospirillum sp. TSA2s DNA region contains:
- a CDS encoding acetyl/propionyl/methylcrotonyl-CoA carboxylase subunit alpha, whose product MFEKILIANRGEIACRVIRTARRMGIKTVAVYSDADKNALHVEMADEAVHIGAAPSAQSYLLVDRIVDACKKTGAQAVHPGYGFLSEKREFQEALAAAGIAFIGPDAHAIQAMGDKIESKKLAKAAGVSTVPGYLGVIADDSEAVTIARDIGYPVMIKASAGGGGKGMRVAWNDEEAREGFRSAQNEARSSFADDRVFVEKYIQQPRHIEIQVLADGQGTCLYLGERECSIQRRHQKVIEEAPSPFLDAATRKAMGEQAVALANAVQYKSAGTVEFIVDAERNFYFLEMNTRLQVEHPVTELITGLDLVEQMIRVAYGEKLSITQDDVKLTGWAVEARVYAEDPFRNFLPSTGRLTHYQPPAADPHVRVDTGVFEGGEISMYYDPMIAKLCTWGSTRDAAIAGMREALDQYYIRGVSHNIPFLASLMANQRFVDGRLTTNFIAEEYPNGFHASDLPPEDPAVLIAVAAVIHRSLNDRDIQISGKMPGSKVTVRDDWVVVLDGNQHPVHLHPADGSPQRIGYTVDIDGKHHTVWSDWQIGEPLFRGTVNGQHVCVQIDRVGVGYRLHHSGSQAIVKVLTPKAAKLDALMPVKAPPDMSKFLLSPMPGLLVSLAVSEGQEVKAGEVLAVVEAMKMENILRAAQDGTVAKIHAAPGSSLAVDQKIVEFA is encoded by the coding sequence ATGTTCGAGAAGATCCTCATCGCCAATCGTGGCGAGATCGCCTGCCGCGTCATCCGCACGGCACGCCGCATGGGCATCAAGACCGTCGCGGTCTATTCCGACGCCGACAAGAACGCCCTGCATGTCGAGATGGCCGACGAGGCCGTCCATATCGGCGCCGCCCCGTCGGCCCAGAGCTATCTGCTGGTCGACCGCATCGTCGATGCCTGCAAGAAGACCGGCGCCCAGGCCGTCCACCCCGGCTACGGCTTCCTGTCGGAGAAGCGCGAGTTCCAGGAGGCTCTGGCCGCTGCCGGCATCGCCTTCATCGGTCCGGACGCCCACGCCATCCAGGCCATGGGCGACAAGATCGAGTCGAAGAAGCTGGCCAAGGCGGCCGGCGTCTCCACCGTCCCCGGCTATCTCGGCGTCATCGCCGACGACAGCGAGGCGGTGACCATCGCCCGCGACATCGGCTATCCGGTGATGATCAAGGCGTCGGCCGGCGGCGGCGGCAAGGGCATGCGTGTTGCCTGGAACGACGAGGAGGCGCGCGAGGGCTTCCGCTCGGCCCAGAACGAGGCGCGCTCCAGCTTCGCCGACGACCGCGTCTTCGTCGAGAAGTACATCCAGCAGCCGCGCCATATCGAAATCCAGGTTCTGGCCGACGGGCAGGGCACCTGCCTGTATCTGGGCGAGCGTGAATGCTCGATCCAGCGCCGCCACCAGAAGGTCATCGAAGAGGCCCCGTCGCCGTTCCTCGACGCCGCCACCCGCAAGGCGATGGGCGAGCAGGCGGTGGCCCTGGCCAACGCGGTTCAGTACAAGTCGGCCGGCACGGTGGAGTTCATCGTCGACGCCGAGCGCAACTTCTACTTCCTGGAGATGAACACCCGTCTTCAGGTCGAACATCCGGTCACAGAGCTGATCACAGGCCTCGACCTCGTCGAGCAGATGATCCGCGTCGCTTACGGCGAGAAGCTGTCGATCACCCAGGACGACGTGAAGCTGACCGGCTGGGCCGTCGAGGCGCGCGTCTATGCCGAGGATCCCTTCCGCAACTTCCTGCCCTCCACCGGCCGCCTGACCCATTACCAGCCGCCGGCCGCCGATCCGCATGTCCGTGTCGACACCGGCGTGTTCGAGGGCGGCGAGATCTCGATGTATTACGATCCGATGATCGCCAAGCTCTGCACCTGGGGATCGACGCGCGACGCGGCGATCGCCGGCATGCGCGAGGCGCTGGACCAGTATTACATCCGCGGCGTCAGCCACAACATCCCGTTCCTGGCCTCGCTGATGGCGAACCAGCGCTTCGTCGACGGGCGGCTGACCACCAACTTCATCGCCGAGGAATATCCGAACGGCTTCCACGCCTCCGATCTGCCGCCGGAAGATCCGGCCGTGCTGATCGCGGTGGCGGCGGTGATCCATCGCAGCCTGAACGACCGCGACATCCAGATCTCCGGCAAGATGCCCGGCAGCAAGGTGACGGTGCGCGACGACTGGGTGGTGGTGCTGGACGGCAACCAGCATCCGGTGCATCTGCACCCGGCCGACGGCAGCCCGCAGCGCATCGGCTACACCGTGGACATCGACGGCAAGCACCACACGGTATGGAGCGATTGGCAGATCGGCGAGCCGCTGTTCCGCGGCACGGTCAACGGCCAGCATGTCTGCGTCCAGATCGACCGCGTCGGCGTCGGCTATCGCCTGCACCACAGCGGCTCGCAGGCCATCGTCAAGGTGCTGACGCCGAAGGCGGCCAAGCTGGATGCGCTGATGCCGGTCAAGGCACCGCCGGACATGTCGAAGTTCCTGCTGTCGCCGATGCCGGGCCTGCTGGTGTCGCTGGCGGTGTCGGAAGGGCAGGAGGTCAAGGCCGGCGAGGTGCTGGCCGTGGTCGAGGCCATGAAGATGGAAAACATTCTGCGCGCTGCGCAGGACGGAACGGTCGCGAAAATCCACGCAGCCCCGGGCAGCAGCCTGGCGGTCGATCAGAAGATCGTGGAATTCGCGTAA
- a CDS encoding acyl-CoA carboxylase subunit beta — MQDILAKLESKRAAARLGGGEKRIAGQHAKGKLTARERIDLFLDEGSFEEFDMFVEHRCIDFGMENQKVPGDGVVTGHGTVNGRLVFVFSQDFTVFGGALSEAHAEKICKIMDQALKVGAPVIGLNDSGGARIQEGVASLGGYAEVFQRNVDASGVIPQISLIMGPCAGGAVYSPAMTDFIFMVKDSSYMFVTGPDVVKTVTHEVVTAEELGGAVTHSTKSGVADLAFENDVEALLQLRRFVDFLPSSNREKAPVRPCSDPLDREDFSLDTLVPENPNKPYDMKELILKIVDEGDFFELQPEYAKNILIGFARMNGSTVGIVANQPMVLAGCLDIDSSKKAARFVRFCDAFEIPILTLVDVPGFMPGTSQEYGGIIKHGAKLLYAYAEATVPKVTVITRKAYGGAYDVMSSKHLRGDLNYAWPSAEIAVMGAKGAVEIIFRSDIGDAEKIEARTEEYKQKFANPFVAASRGYIDDVIMPHGTRRRITKALSMLKNKQLQNPWRKHDNIPL, encoded by the coding sequence ATGCAAGACATTCTGGCCAAGTTGGAGTCCAAGCGCGCCGCGGCGCGGCTGGGCGGCGGTGAGAAGCGCATCGCCGGCCAGCACGCCAAAGGCAAGCTGACCGCGCGCGAGCGGATCGACCTGTTCCTCGACGAAGGATCGTTCGAGGAGTTCGACATGTTCGTCGAACATCGCTGCATCGACTTCGGCATGGAAAACCAGAAGGTCCCGGGCGACGGCGTGGTGACCGGCCACGGCACCGTCAACGGCCGCCTCGTCTTCGTCTTCAGCCAGGACTTCACGGTCTTCGGCGGCGCGCTGTCGGAAGCGCATGCCGAGAAGATCTGCAAGATCATGGACCAGGCGCTGAAGGTCGGCGCGCCGGTCATCGGCCTGAACGATTCGGGCGGCGCCCGCATCCAGGAAGGTGTCGCCTCGCTCGGCGGCTATGCCGAGGTGTTCCAGCGCAATGTCGATGCGTCGGGCGTCATCCCGCAGATTTCCCTCATCATGGGGCCGTGCGCCGGCGGTGCGGTGTACTCGCCGGCCATGACCGACTTCATCTTCATGGTGAAGGACAGCTCCTACATGTTCGTCACCGGCCCGGACGTGGTGAAGACCGTCACCCACGAGGTCGTGACCGCGGAAGAACTGGGCGGCGCCGTCACCCACTCCACCAAGTCGGGCGTGGCCGATCTGGCCTTCGAGAACGACGTCGAAGCGCTGCTGCAGCTGCGCCGCTTCGTCGATTTCCTGCCGTCCTCCAACCGGGAGAAGGCGCCGGTCCGCCCCTGCAGCGACCCGCTCGACCGCGAGGACTTCTCGCTCGACACGCTGGTGCCGGAGAACCCGAACAAGCCCTACGACATGAAGGAGCTGATCCTCAAGATCGTGGACGAGGGCGACTTCTTCGAACTCCAGCCGGAATACGCCAAGAACATTCTCATCGGCTTCGCCCGCATGAACGGCTCCACGGTCGGCATCGTCGCCAACCAGCCGATGGTTCTGGCCGGCTGCCTCGACATCGACAGCTCCAAGAAGGCGGCGCGCTTCGTCCGCTTCTGCGACGCCTTCGAAATCCCGATCCTGACCCTGGTCGACGTCCCCGGCTTCATGCCCGGCACGTCGCAGGAGTACGGCGGCATCATCAAGCATGGTGCCAAGCTGCTGTACGCGTACGCCGAGGCCACCGTGCCGAAGGTGACCGTCATCACCCGCAAGGCGTACGGCGGCGCGTACGACGTGATGTCGTCCAAGCATCTGCGCGGCGACCTGAACTATGCGTGGCCGTCGGCTGAAATCGCGGTGATGGGTGCCAAGGGCGCGGTGGAGATCATCTTCCGCAGCGACATCGGCGACGCCGAGAAGATCGAGGCGCGTACGGAAGAGTACAAGCAGAAGTTCGCTAATCCCTTCGTCGCCGCCTCGCGCGGTTACATCGACGACGTCATCATGCCGCACGGCACCCGCCGCCGCATCACGAAGGCGCTGTCCATGCTCAAGAACAAGCAGCTCCAGAACCCCTGGCGCAAGCACGACAACATTCCGCTGTGA
- a CDS encoding short-chain fatty acyl-CoA regulator family protein, with amino-acid sequence MQKKLFLGYKLRRLREQRGLTQASLAKTLELSPSYLNQLENNQRPLTLPVLMRIAAIFELELSAFLEDEDSRLVSDLREALADPLFVGAPLTAGELRSVVGSSPELARRVLSLHQAYQKLHERVQSLADSLSNREQGDSFAGPQFPYEEVRDYFHYCNNYIGPLDEAAERLWDTEKIHSGSLLNELAAYLKRRHDVRVKIVADEAGETAMRSYDATTGTLRLSALLTSSSRAFHMANQIALLEFGDQIDELVDQAKFSSEDARSICRVGLANYFAGALVLPYRAFAAQARALRHDVEQLQSRFSASFEQVCHRLSTLQRPGARGLPFYFVRVDMAGNITKRHSATRFHFARFGGACPLWNVHEAFAQPGKILVQFAQMPDRTAYISIARTVTKRGGAYLKPSRQFAVGLGCEASHAPELVYAAGIDITDMKAAVPIGVNCRLCERTDCQQRAFPPIGSELRVNEHHRSFVPYLFNPPDTRSG; translated from the coding sequence ATGCAAAAGAAGCTATTCCTTGGCTACAAGCTGCGCCGCCTGCGCGAACAGCGCGGCCTGACCCAGGCGTCGCTGGCCAAGACACTGGAGCTTTCTCCCAGCTATCTCAACCAGTTGGAGAACAACCAGCGCCCGCTGACCCTGCCGGTGCTGATGCGGATCGCCGCCATCTTCGAGTTGGAACTGTCCGCCTTCCTGGAGGACGAGGACAGCCGGCTGGTCTCCGACCTGCGCGAGGCGCTGGCCGATCCACTGTTCGTCGGCGCCCCGCTGACCGCGGGCGAACTGCGCAGCGTGGTGGGCTCCAGCCCGGAACTGGCCCGCCGGGTGCTCAGCCTGCATCAGGCCTATCAGAAACTGCATGAGCGGGTGCAGTCGCTGGCCGACAGCCTGTCCAACCGCGAACAGGGCGACAGCTTCGCCGGCCCGCAATTTCCCTACGAGGAGGTGCGGGACTATTTCCACTATTGCAACAACTACATCGGCCCGCTGGACGAGGCGGCGGAACGGCTGTGGGACACCGAGAAGATCCATTCCGGATCGCTGCTGAACGAGCTGGCCGCCTATCTGAAGCGCCGCCACGACGTGCGGGTGAAGATCGTCGCCGACGAGGCCGGCGAAACCGCCATGCGCAGCTACGACGCCACCACCGGCACGCTGCGGCTGTCGGCCCTGCTGACCAGTTCCAGCCGCGCCTTCCACATGGCGAACCAGATCGCGCTGCTGGAATTCGGCGACCAGATCGATGAGCTGGTGGATCAGGCGAAATTCTCCAGCGAGGACGCGCGGTCGATCTGCCGGGTCGGGCTCGCGAATTACTTCGCCGGGGCGCTGGTTCTGCCCTACCGCGCCTTCGCGGCGCAGGCCCGCGCCTTGCGCCACGATGTGGAGCAACTGCAAAGCCGCTTCTCCGCCAGTTTCGAGCAGGTCTGCCACCGGCTGTCCACCCTGCAGCGACCAGGGGCGCGCGGCCTGCCCTTCTATTTCGTGCGGGTCGACATGGCCGGCAACATCACCAAGCGCCATTCGGCGACTCGCTTCCACTTCGCTCGCTTCGGCGGCGCCTGCCCGCTGTGGAACGTGCACGAGGCCTTCGCCCAACCCGGCAAGATCCTGGTGCAGTTTGCCCAGATGCCCGACCGCACCGCATATATCAGCATCGCCCGCACGGTGACCAAGCGCGGCGGCGCCTATCTGAAGCCGTCACGGCAGTTCGCCGTCGGGCTGGGTTGCGAGGCGAGCCACGCGCCGGAGTTGGTCTATGCCGCCGGCATCGACATCACCGACATGAAGGCGGCGGTGCCGATCGGCGTGAACTGCCGCCTGTGCGAGCGCACCGATTGCCAGCAGCGCGCCTTCCCGCCGATCGGCAGCGAATTGCGGGTGAACGAGCATCACCGCAGCTTCGTGCCCTATCTGTTCAACCCGCCGGACACACGGTCCGGCTGA
- a CDS encoding GGDEF domain-containing protein: MLRIGVRRDEPELLAALDRGVRTISTAERTVIANRHVAIQVQSPLDPWTLAKLLAIPAAVILTSLFWIVKLMRVNERLRVQSRTDVLTGLANRSHLNDVCRSEMERAVRYGRPMSIILIDLDHFKQVNDRYGHVFGDQVLVEFAGLAREALRSTDTVGRWGGEEFLILCPETSLEAAFAIAERLRRTMRAYGFPNGHRQTGSFGVAGFRDGDGIDRLLIRADNALYRAKDEGRDRVVLDGGDDGDGGEAVTTGAKVSRTVCPAG; this comes from the coding sequence ATGCTGCGGATCGGCGTGCGCCGGGACGAGCCGGAATTGCTCGCCGCCCTCGACCGCGGGGTTCGGACGATCTCGACCGCGGAGCGTACCGTCATCGCCAACCGGCATGTCGCCATTCAGGTCCAGTCGCCGCTCGATCCGTGGACGCTGGCGAAGCTGCTGGCCATTCCGGCGGCGGTCATTCTGACCAGCCTGTTCTGGATCGTGAAGCTGATGCGGGTGAACGAGCGGCTGCGGGTGCAGTCGCGCACCGACGTATTGACCGGCCTCGCCAACCGCAGCCACCTGAACGACGTCTGCCGTTCGGAAATGGAGCGGGCGGTCCGTTATGGCAGGCCGATGTCGATCATCCTCATCGATCTGGACCATTTCAAGCAGGTCAACGACCGCTACGGCCATGTCTTCGGCGATCAGGTCCTGGTCGAGTTCGCCGGTCTGGCCCGCGAAGCGCTGCGGTCGACCGATACGGTCGGACGGTGGGGTGGCGAGGAATTCCTGATCCTTTGTCCGGAGACCAGCCTGGAAGCCGCCTTTGCGATTGCCGAACGATTGCGGCGGACCATGCGCGCCTATGGCTTCCCCAACGGCCACCGGCAGACCGGCAGTTTCGGCGTCGCCGGCTTCCGGGACGGCGACGGCATCGACCGCCTGCTGATCCGCGCCGACAATGCGCTGTACCGGGCCAAGGACGAAGGGCGTGACCGGGTCGTTCTCGACGGGGGTGACGATGGCGACGGGGGCGAGGCGGTCACGACCGGCGCGAAGGTCAGCCGGACCGTGTGTCCGGCGGGTTGA
- a CDS encoding transporter substrate-binding domain-containing protein, which yields MAESMSGRPLGRLRHLLAALAVPVQLLASAAAHGGEAIPYCTDPDWPPYESITADGKHQGIAADLLSLVSQRSGVELRVLPTRDWEDSMAAARDGRCRFLSFLNRTPTREEWLAFTEPLFVDPNVLVTREGHDYVADLAGVSGETMVLPKGTSIEERVRRDFPNLRIVLVDTEAEAFAMVSRGKADMTLRSLTVAVYTIKDGRLVQPEGCGPSAGL from the coding sequence ATGGCAGAATCGATGTCCGGGCGACCGTTGGGCCGGCTGCGGCACCTCCTGGCGGCACTTGCGGTTCCGGTACAGCTGCTGGCCAGTGCGGCGGCGCATGGCGGCGAGGCGATTCCCTATTGCACCGATCCGGACTGGCCGCCCTACGAATCGATCACCGCCGACGGAAAGCACCAGGGAATCGCCGCGGACCTGCTGTCCCTGGTTTCGCAACGCTCCGGGGTGGAACTGCGTGTCCTGCCGACCCGTGATTGGGAGGACAGCATGGCGGCGGCGCGCGATGGGCGTTGCCGCTTCCTCAGCTTTCTGAACCGGACGCCGACGCGCGAGGAGTGGCTGGCCTTCACCGAACCGCTGTTCGTCGATCCCAATGTGCTGGTGACGCGGGAGGGTCACGATTATGTCGCCGATCTCGCCGGGGTCAGCGGCGAGACGATGGTGCTTCCCAAGGGCACGTCGATCGAAGAGAGGGTGCGGCGCGATTTCCCCAACCTGCGCATCGTCCTGGTCGACACCGAGGCCGAGGCATTTGCCATGGTTTCCCGCGGCAAGGCCGACATGACGCTGAGATCGCTGACCGTCGCCGTCTACACCATCAAAGACGGCCGGCTGGTTCAACCTGAAGGTTGCGGGCCATCTGCCGGGTTATGA
- a CDS encoding response regulator, whose protein sequence is MDGDNLHHAPNRRGTAFAPEALARMLSVSTAALAQGRGIALDVSVLSGMPPRLVGDAETAGALCNALAASAIANAGPGRLDLRLSALPAGDERVTLRAELTGRFDCHGETGFDQELARRLMAALGARMTVEHHADGMRRAVLDMPVALPSRTTDAERLMNWARARGGRLLVVDDSATNRMVVAGLLAKAGFSVETANGGAEAVEAVAQAPVPPEAVLMDVAMPDMDGVTATATIRRLGDGRGRIPIIAVTANAQPEDRIRCLSAGMNDYLTKPVRRADLLGALERWLAPPPV, encoded by the coding sequence ATGGACGGTGACAATCTGCATCACGCCCCCAACCGGCGGGGGACGGCCTTCGCTCCCGAAGCGCTGGCCCGCATGCTGTCGGTATCGACCGCGGCCCTGGCCCAGGGACGCGGCATCGCCCTGGACGTGAGCGTGCTGAGCGGCATGCCGCCGCGGCTGGTGGGCGATGCGGAAACCGCAGGCGCGCTGTGCAACGCGCTGGCCGCCAGCGCCATCGCCAATGCCGGCCCCGGCCGGCTGGACCTCCGCCTGTCGGCCCTGCCGGCGGGGGATGAGCGCGTGACCCTGCGGGCCGAGCTGACCGGACGATTCGACTGCCATGGCGAGACCGGCTTCGACCAGGAACTCGCCCGGCGCCTGATGGCGGCGCTGGGCGCCCGGATGACGGTGGAACACCATGCCGACGGGATGCGGCGGGCGGTGCTGGACATGCCGGTCGCCCTGCCCTCCCGCACCACCGACGCCGAGCGGCTGATGAACTGGGCGCGCGCGCGCGGCGGCCGGCTGCTGGTGGTGGACGACAGCGCCACCAACCGCATGGTGGTCGCCGGGCTGCTCGCCAAAGCCGGATTCTCGGTCGAAACCGCCAATGGCGGAGCGGAAGCGGTGGAGGCCGTCGCCCAGGCGCCGGTTCCGCCCGAAGCGGTGCTGATGGACGTCGCCATGCCCGACATGGACGGGGTGACGGCGACCGCCACCATCCGCCGGCTGGGCGACGGGCGGGGCCGCATCCCGATCATCGCCGTCACCGCCAACGCCCAGCCGGAAGACCGCATCCGCTGCCTGTCCGCCGGGATGAACGACTATCTGACCAAGCCGGTGCGGCGCGCCGACCTGCTGGGCGCCCTGGAACGCTGGCTGGCGCCGCCGCCGGTCTGA
- a CDS encoding DUF924 family protein encodes MVDKLIDEIVDFWFDEAMKPYWFRKSASFDRAVADTLGPHYEAAARGAYDHWMEDVDGCIALCVLLDQVPRNMFRNDPRAFATDGKARGISDHAVANGFDLECTTDERIFLYLPFEHHEDMASQDRSVALFTERVGDETTVRYARRHREIIQRFGRFPHRNAILGRASTPEEEAFLTEPDSSF; translated from the coding sequence ATGGTGGACAAGCTGATCGACGAGATCGTCGATTTCTGGTTCGACGAGGCGATGAAGCCCTATTGGTTCCGCAAATCGGCCAGCTTCGACCGGGCGGTCGCCGATACGCTGGGCCCGCATTACGAGGCGGCGGCGCGCGGCGCGTACGATCATTGGATGGAGGATGTCGACGGCTGCATCGCGCTGTGCGTGCTGCTGGATCAGGTGCCACGCAACATGTTCCGCAACGATCCGCGCGCCTTCGCCACCGACGGCAAGGCGCGGGGCATCAGCGACCATGCCGTCGCCAACGGCTTCGATCTGGAATGCACGACCGACGAGCGGATCTTCCTCTACCTGCCCTTCGAGCATCACGAGGACATGGCGAGCCAGGACCGCTCCGTCGCCCTGTTCACCGAGCGGGTGGGCGATGAGACGACGGTGCGCTATGCCCGGCGGCACCGCGAGATCATCCAGCGCTTCGGCCGCTTCCCACACCGCAACGCCATCCTCGGCCGTGCCAGCACGCCCGAAGAGGAGGCGTTCCTGACGGAGCCGGACTCCTCCTTTTAA
- a CDS encoding cytochrome c1 has protein sequence MRALKTAILSAALALGIAGAAQASEGVHIPKQSWPHSGIFGTIDKASAQRGFQIYKEVCSACHSMHLVPIRTLAGIGFKEDELKALAAGYEVQAGPNDAGEMFMRPGVPADRFPSPFPNDQAARVANNGALPPDLSLMAKARVGGEDYIYAFLTGFEEPPPDVHIMDGMNYNKVFPGHQVGMPNILQPDGVAFADGTKATVEQQAHDVATFLTFVAEPHLDARKQMGVKVILFLLVLAGLMYAAKRKLWSTLH, from the coding sequence ATGCGCGCGTTGAAGACTGCAATCCTTTCGGCGGCGCTGGCGCTCGGCATCGCCGGGGCCGCGCAGGCCTCCGAAGGCGTGCACATCCCCAAGCAGAGCTGGCCGCATTCCGGCATCTTCGGCACCATCGACAAGGCGTCGGCGCAGCGCGGCTTCCAGATCTACAAGGAAGTCTGCTCGGCCTGCCATTCGATGCATCTGGTGCCGATCCGCACGCTGGCCGGCATCGGCTTCAAGGAAGACGAGCTGAAGGCGCTCGCCGCCGGTTATGAGGTGCAGGCCGGCCCGAACGACGCGGGCGAGATGTTCATGCGTCCGGGCGTCCCGGCCGACCGCTTCCCGTCGCCGTTCCCCAACGATCAGGCCGCCCGCGTGGCGAACAACGGCGCGCTGCCGCCGGACCTGTCGCTGATGGCCAAGGCCCGCGTCGGTGGCGAGGATTACATCTACGCCTTCCTGACCGGCTTCGAGGAGCCGCCGCCCGACGTCCACATCATGGACGGCATGAACTACAACAAGGTGTTCCCCGGCCATCAGGTCGGCATGCCGAACATCCTGCAGCCCGACGGCGTCGCCTTCGCCGACGGCACCAAGGCGACGGTGGAGCAGCAGGCGCACGACGTGGCGACCTTCCTGACCTTCGTCGCGGAACCGCACCTGGATGCCCGCAAGCAGATGGGCGTCAAGGTCATCCTGTTCCTGCTGGTGCTGGCCGGCCTGATGTATGCCGCCAAGCGCAAGCTGTGGAGCACGCTGCACTGA
- a CDS encoding cytochrome b/b6, with the protein MAQVQATKFKNPVVNWIDSRLPIFTMLDHEYNHYPMPRNVNYLWAFGAIAGIMLVIMIATGLFLAMQYSSHTSLAFNSVERIMRDVNYGWLLRYVHANGASMFFIAVYIHMFRGMYYGSYKAPREILWILGVIIFLVMMGTAFMGYVLPWGQMSFWGATVITNLFSAFPIVGDPIVTLLWGGFSVDNPTLNRFFALHFLLPFVLLGLVILHTAALHVCGSNNPLGIEPKGPQDTVPFNPYVTVKDGFAVVIFLIIYAVFVFFMPNYMGHPDNYIPANPLVTPAHIVPEWYFLPFYAMLRAIPDKLGGVLAMFGSIALLAFLPWLDRSKIRSCKFRPVYRQFFWILAIDALILGYAGSQPAEGSWLLIARIGTAYYFFHFLILLPLLGKLERTPPLPTSISESVLKGGGGIAAGAHAKPMEKA; encoded by the coding sequence ATGGCTCAGGTTCAAGCCACCAAGTTCAAGAATCCGGTCGTGAACTGGATCGACAGCCGCCTGCCGATCTTCACGATGCTGGATCACGAGTACAACCACTACCCGATGCCGCGGAACGTCAACTATCTGTGGGCGTTCGGTGCCATTGCCGGCATCATGCTGGTCATCATGATCGCCACGGGCCTGTTCCTGGCGATGCAGTACTCGTCGCACACCTCGCTGGCCTTCAATTCGGTCGAGCGCATCATGCGCGACGTGAATTACGGCTGGCTGCTGCGCTATGTGCACGCCAACGGCGCGTCGATGTTCTTCATCGCCGTCTACATCCACATGTTCCGCGGCATGTATTACGGCTCCTACAAGGCGCCGCGCGAGATCCTGTGGATCCTGGGCGTCATCATCTTCCTCGTCATGATGGGCACCGCCTTCATGGGCTATGTGCTGCCCTGGGGCCAGATGAGCTTCTGGGGCGCCACCGTCATCACGAACCTGTTCTCTGCCTTCCCGATCGTCGGCGATCCCATCGTCACGCTGCTGTGGGGCGGTTTCTCGGTCGACAACCCGACGCTGAACCGCTTCTTCGCGCTGCATTTCCTGCTGCCCTTCGTCCTGCTGGGTCTGGTGATCCTGCACACGGCGGCGCTGCATGTCTGCGGTTCGAACAACCCGCTCGGCATCGAGCCCAAGGGTCCGCAGGACACCGTCCCGTTCAACCCCTACGTGACGGTCAAGGACGGCTTCGCCGTGGTGATCTTCCTGATCATCTACGCGGTGTTCGTGTTCTTCATGCCGAACTACATGGGCCATCCGGACAACTACATTCCGGCCAACCCGCTGGTGACCCCGGCGCACATCGTGCCGGAATGGTACTTCCTGCCCTTCTACGCCATGCTGCGCGCGATCCCGGACAAGCTGGGCGGCGTGCTGGCGATGTTCGGCTCGATCGCGCTGCTGGCCTTCCTGCCGTGGCTCGACCGCTCCAAGATCCGCAGCTGCAAGTTCCGCCCGGTCTACCGCCAGTTCTTCTGGATCCTGGCGATCGACGCCCTGATCCTGGGCTATGCCGGTTCCCAGCCGGCCGAGGGCTCCTGGCTGCTGATCGCGCGTATCGGCACCGCCTACTACTTCTTCCACTTCCTGATCCTGCTGCCGTTGCTGGGCAAGCTGGAGCGCACGCCCCCGCTTCCCACCAGCATCTCCGAGTCCGTTCTGAAGGGCGGTGGTGGCATCGCCGCCGGCGCCCATGCCAAGCCGATGGAGAAGGCCTGA
- the petA gene encoding ubiquinol-cytochrome c reductase iron-sulfur subunit produces the protein MAQTTHPPGTGGHAASGGEGGSRRDFLYLATGAVGVVGAASAAWPFIDSLNPAADTLALASIDVDLAPVAVGQAITVTWRGKPVFVRHRTAEEIESAKTVNLGDLRDPVADDARVKKPEWLIVIGICTHLGCVPLGQKVTDPRGDYGGWFCPCHGSHYDTAGRIRKGPAPANLVLPTYAFTGDTKIRLG, from the coding sequence ATGGCTCAGACCACGCATCCGCCCGGGACGGGTGGCCACGCGGCCTCCGGCGGCGAGGGGGGTTCCCGCCGCGATTTTCTGTATCTTGCCACCGGTGCGGTCGGCGTCGTCGGGGCGGCCTCGGCGGCTTGGCCCTTCATCGACAGCCTGAACCCGGCGGCCGACACCCTGGCGCTCGCCTCCATTGACGTCGATCTGGCCCCCGTGGCCGTCGGCCAGGCGATCACGGTCACCTGGCGCGGAAAGCCTGTCTTTGTCCGCCACCGCACCGCCGAAGAGATCGAGTCCGCCAAGACGGTCAATCTGGGCGACCTGCGCGATCCGGTTGCCGACGATGCCCGCGTGAAGAAGCCGGAATGGCTGATCGTCATCGGCATCTGCACGCATCTGGGCTGTGTGCCGCTCGGGCAGAAGGTCACCGATCCGCGCGGCGACTATGGCGGGTGGTTCTGCCCCTGCCACGGCTCGCACTACGACACCGCTGGGCGCATCCGCAAGGGCCCGGCCCCCGCCAACCTTGTCCTTCCGACGTACGCCTTCACCGGCGATACCAAGATCCGGCTCGGTTAA